Proteins found in one uncultured Desulfuromonas sp. genomic segment:
- a CDS encoding ATP-binding protein yields MSPREIKDQGRFVLWQANLIVFAVLVAMVLGYFSWQMAQTRHAFEEHVNEHAQLVAEIVATNVKAASRSQEVVEQIVSDFLVNIARFIAYLDEVEPFNARELAAYAQENGLEGIWIKRPGEGAVMSPPAWFEQPLFDVSQQKHLLIHREQRHEYILLWKVPDSARLIAVGLPARSLEQLKEQMGVKQLLATLSRLAGIDSLRLEPTAKMTRQNELYSQRSSASQRQIVLGQQTLLLEVESTSLNERITGLWQEFFIFSGFLFAAGLLLSWQLYRYQNRHVEDLWQLHQQLAVQREDASLGRAAATISHEIRNPLNAISMGLQRLQMESSGLEGEHEELLVAMSDAVKRTNEIVHGLQRYALPLKPEMKNVTFHELIERIVNLYRPQFDAHHIRVNSQLQSIEFEADGGLLGQLVENLLKNALEAQPRGGFVSVSLLTEQGQAKLSIENRTHDISGDLNNLLEPYFTTKDRQTGLGLTLVRKIAVAHGGQITLSIVENDCFRALVQLPLKRKI; encoded by the coding sequence TTGAGTCCCAGAGAAATCAAAGATCAGGGCCGCTTTGTCCTGTGGCAGGCCAATCTGATTGTTTTTGCTGTGCTGGTTGCCATGGTTCTGGGCTATTTTTCCTGGCAAATGGCGCAGACGCGCCATGCGTTTGAAGAACACGTCAATGAACATGCGCAACTGGTGGCTGAAATCGTTGCCACCAATGTCAAAGCAGCCAGTCGCTCCCAGGAAGTTGTTGAACAGATCGTCAGTGATTTTCTTGTCAATATCGCCCGGTTTATCGCCTACCTTGATGAGGTGGAGCCGTTCAATGCGCGTGAACTCGCAGCCTATGCCCAAGAGAACGGGCTTGAGGGAATCTGGATCAAGAGACCCGGCGAGGGAGCCGTGATGTCGCCGCCCGCCTGGTTTGAGCAGCCGCTGTTCGATGTCAGCCAGCAGAAGCATCTGTTGATTCACCGCGAGCAACGCCATGAATATATCCTGCTGTGGAAAGTTCCCGACAGTGCGCGGCTGATTGCCGTGGGACTGCCGGCTCGGTCTTTGGAACAATTGAAGGAGCAGATGGGGGTTAAGCAACTGTTGGCCACCCTGAGTCGTCTTGCCGGTATCGACAGTCTGCGCCTTGAGCCGACGGCAAAAATGACCCGTCAAAATGAGTTGTACAGTCAGAGATCTTCAGCGTCACAGCGACAGATTGTCCTTGGTCAGCAGACCCTGCTGCTGGAAGTGGAATCGACCAGTCTCAATGAGCGTATCACTGGACTGTGGCAGGAATTTTTCATTTTCAGCGGTTTTCTGTTTGCTGCGGGCCTGCTGCTTTCCTGGCAACTGTACCGTTATCAGAACCGCCATGTAGAAGATCTGTGGCAACTGCATCAGCAGTTGGCTGTCCAGCGTGAAGACGCTTCTCTGGGCCGGGCTGCGGCCACCATTAGCCACGAAATTCGCAATCCGCTCAATGCCATCAGTATGGGCTTACAGCGTTTGCAGATGGAGTCCAGCGGTCTTGAAGGGGAGCACGAAGAGCTGCTGGTGGCCATGAGCGATGCTGTGAAGCGGACCAACGAGATTGTCCATGGCCTGCAGCGCTACGCCCTGCCATTGAAACCCGAGATGAAAAACGTCACCTTCCATGAGCTGATTGAGCGCATTGTCAATCTGTATCGACCGCAATTTGATGCCCACCACATCCGTGTTAACAGCCAGCTGCAATCGATCGAATTTGAGGCCGATGGCGGTTTGCTTGGCCAGCTGGTGGAAAATCTGCTCAAAAATGCCCTGGAGGCGCAACCGCGCGGCGGCTTTGTCAGTGTCAGCCTGCTGACGGAACAGGGGCAGGCCAAACTGAGTATTGAAAATCGCACTCATGACATCAGTGGTGATCTCAACAATCTGCTTGAACCCTATTTTACAACCAAGGACCGACAAACCGGACTCGGCTTGACCCTGGTACGCAAGATTGCCGTCGCTCACGGTGGGCAGATCACATTGTCGATTGTCGAAAATGACTGTTTCCGGGCGTTGGTCCAACTCCCCCTGAAGAGAAAAATATGA
- a CDS encoding peptidyl-prolyl cis-trans isomerase produces the protein MLKKIVLTSLFFSLIAPSVWAEPLSKIAAVVNDEIITTRQLDQRLASRGELSATDAQKRQELDNMINERLMEQRSRELGLEVTPDDIETAINDVQQQNNITRDQLEQALVAQGLTMSGYREQLGGQILRYKLMGYEVKSKVDITRQEVRNYYQEHLDQYRQAPRVRLSRLTFPLGDDPTAAQENAAIALRKLDDGESVDDILINMSPRTRIEGGEMGSFVDGELSETFERAIADLDSGDHTPLVPLGDALHILKVEERIPGSVADIATVEEQIRGELRQQKMDQKLQEWRESLRSESYVDVRL, from the coding sequence ATGTTAAAGAAAATTGTCCTTACCTCTCTGTTTTTCAGTCTGATTGCCCCATCGGTGTGGGCCGAACCGCTCAGCAAAATTGCCGCGGTTGTCAATGATGAGATCATTACCACCCGCCAGTTGGACCAGCGTCTTGCCAGCCGAGGTGAACTTTCGGCCACGGATGCCCAAAAGCGCCAGGAACTGGATAACATGATTAATGAACGGCTCATGGAGCAACGCAGCCGTGAACTCGGTCTTGAGGTGACGCCTGACGATATCGAAACCGCCATCAATGATGTCCAGCAGCAGAACAACATCACCCGTGACCAGCTGGAACAGGCATTGGTCGCCCAAGGGCTGACCATGTCCGGCTACCGCGAGCAGTTGGGCGGACAGATTCTGCGTTACAAACTAATGGGCTATGAAGTTAAAAGCAAAGTGGATATCACCCGTCAGGAGGTGCGCAATTACTATCAGGAGCATCTCGACCAGTATCGCCAGGCGCCGCGTGTACGCCTCAGCCGTCTGACCTTCCCGTTGGGCGATGATCCGACTGCGGCGCAGGAAAACGCCGCAATCGCATTGCGTAAGCTCGACGATGGGGAGAGTGTTGATGACATTCTGATCAACATGTCGCCACGCACCCGCATTGAAGGTGGTGAGATGGGCAGTTTTGTTGATGGGGAGCTGTCCGAAACCTTTGAGCGGGCCATTGCCGATCTTGACAGCGGTGACCATACCCCGCTTGTTCCCTTGGGGGATGCCTTGCATATCCTGAAGGTGGAAGAACGGATCCCAGGAAGTGTGGCGGATATTGCCACGGTTGAAGAGCAGATCCGCGGCGAATTACGTCAGCAAAAAATGGATCAGAAGCTACAGGAGTGGCGTGAAAGTCTGCGTTCCGAATCCTACGTGGATGTTCGCCTGTAA
- a CDS encoding class I SAM-dependent methyltransferase: MYELASTASAVTKVKTEQDHRQRIKHSLDKAEKYSSRKLHKHAAEMALLSRAVDHLSPMPHTWLDAPCGVGRATILLAHRGLDVTGVDLGEGALHVAQQAVARQGLNARVEKADLLDLPYSDQQFDGLLCFRLIHHLPTPQHRREIIDELCRVTHDTVLISYLSPWSPTSAKRALRYRLTGCKSVQNITPLTELKKHFSANGFTLIKDLAQLPLVHSLHLAVFKRLNK, encoded by the coding sequence ATGTATGAATTGGCTTCGACCGCGTCCGCGGTTACAAAGGTCAAAACTGAGCAGGATCATCGCCAACGCATCAAACACAGCCTCGACAAGGCTGAAAAATACTCTTCGCGTAAGCTGCACAAACATGCGGCTGAAATGGCTCTGCTCTCACGAGCCGTCGATCACCTTTCCCCCATGCCGCACACCTGGCTCGATGCCCCGTGCGGTGTTGGCCGGGCCACCATTTTACTGGCACATCGTGGACTCGATGTCACTGGAGTCGATCTGGGCGAAGGAGCGCTGCACGTGGCCCAGCAGGCTGTGGCGCGCCAAGGCCTGAACGCGCGGGTCGAAAAAGCGGATTTGCTTGACCTGCCTTACTCTGACCAGCAGTTTGACGGGCTGCTGTGTTTTCGCCTGATCCACCATCTGCCCACACCGCAGCATCGCCGCGAGATTATCGACGAGCTGTGCCGGGTCACGCACGATACCGTGCTGATCTCCTACCTGAGTCCCTGGTCACCAACCAGCGCCAAACGGGCTCTGCGATACCGTTTAACCGGATGCAAATCGGTGCAGAACATCACCCCCTTGACGGAATTGAAAAAACACTTTTCCGCCAACGGCTTCACCCTGATCAAAGACCTGGCACAACTACCGTTGGTGCATTCCCTGCACCTGGCTGTGTTTAAACGCCTCAATAAGTAA
- a CDS encoding LTA synthase family protein, whose product MNRCLKLKVRGKRLTRQFISHESRFILKWYLVLLGVFGLQRAALLVYNHSLTKGVDTTTLLNSFVVGLRFDLATATYLLAPLFLLLVSCYRSRRMLSWLMPLLLAILIIGGIAELNFYREFESRYNSLVFEYLSHPFTVGGMVWDGYPVVRHLLVAALVFGTLWPIHRRILRSLRQTPAPPLAIRDRLGRTMGNTLFIVLMVFAMRGGFQHEPLRWGDAFFSEQPFANHLALNGMFTLGRTAWDQIYSTQESWTAAMKDEEALKATRQLVLTQRDTLQQPDIFPLLRQSQNPAPLQPVSDRPPNVVVILMESFAGRMVGALGQAAPITPDFDQLAKQGVLFTRAFSNGTHTHQGVYASMASWPNLPGYEYLMKMMEANQAMSCLPELLKRRGYQTLFLYNGEFSWDNKEGFFRQHGMEEFIGRDDYVNPYFVDPVWGVSDIDVFRRANAEFRERAKKGPFCATILTLSNHSPFNLPDPLPFTAVDAPAGQEGRYNAMRFSDWSLGEFFRLARQEDYFDNTLFVITGDHGFASAPMVTSMNLSRFHVPLLFYAPAMLAPQTRTTVASQVDIVPSILGLLSENTRHQSWGRNLFALPEGDGGFAMIKPSGGEERVALIEDNYLLQIAPKEKPRLYRYQLGSQPSSSKDLAAEQASRVTRMSHQVEAYVETAILSLRQRIVGVPQRQPSPTAIATRPAELPARQVARQ is encoded by the coding sequence ATGAACCGTTGCCTGAAACTCAAAGTGCGCGGCAAGCGCCTGACCCGTCAGTTTATTTCCCACGAGAGCCGCTTTATCCTCAAGTGGTATCTGGTGCTGTTAGGCGTGTTTGGCTTGCAGCGAGCAGCTCTATTGGTCTACAACCATTCGCTGACAAAAGGTGTCGATACCACAACATTGCTCAACAGTTTTGTGGTTGGGTTGCGATTTGATCTGGCGACAGCGACCTATCTGCTGGCACCGTTATTTCTGCTGTTGGTTTCCTGCTATCGCAGCCGACGCATGCTCAGCTGGCTGATGCCGTTGTTGCTGGCAATCCTCATTATCGGCGGGATTGCCGAGTTAAACTTTTATCGTGAATTTGAAAGTCGTTACAACAGCCTGGTGTTCGAATACCTCAGCCATCCTTTTACCGTCGGCGGCATGGTATGGGACGGCTATCCGGTTGTACGCCATCTGCTGGTTGCAGCCTTGGTTTTTGGCACCTTATGGCCTATTCATCGCCGCATTCTGCGCTCACTGCGCCAAACACCTGCACCGCCGCTGGCGATTCGTGATCGCCTCGGGCGCACCATGGGCAACACTCTGTTCATCGTTTTGATGGTGTTTGCCATGCGCGGCGGATTCCAGCATGAGCCGCTGCGTTGGGGCGACGCGTTCTTTTCCGAACAGCCTTTTGCCAATCATCTGGCTCTCAATGGCATGTTCACTCTGGGGCGCACGGCCTGGGACCAGATCTACAGCACTCAGGAATCCTGGACTGCGGCCATGAAGGATGAAGAGGCGCTCAAGGCCACCCGCCAACTGGTCCTGACCCAGCGCGACACCCTGCAGCAGCCCGATATTTTCCCCCTGCTGCGTCAGTCGCAAAACCCTGCGCCATTACAGCCGGTCTCTGATCGCCCCCCCAATGTTGTGGTTATCCTGATGGAAAGCTTTGCCGGGCGGATGGTCGGGGCTCTCGGCCAAGCCGCGCCGATCACGCCGGACTTTGACCAGTTGGCCAAACAGGGTGTGCTGTTCACCCGCGCGTTTTCCAACGGCACCCACACCCATCAGGGGGTCTACGCCAGCATGGCATCATGGCCTAACCTGCCCGGTTATGAGTACCTGATGAAGATGATGGAAGCCAACCAGGCCATGTCCTGTCTTCCGGAACTTCTCAAGCGACGGGGCTACCAGACTCTGTTTCTCTATAATGGTGAATTTTCCTGGGACAATAAGGAAGGATTTTTCCGCCAGCACGGTATGGAGGAGTTCATCGGCCGGGATGATTATGTCAATCCCTATTTTGTCGACCCGGTGTGGGGTGTTTCCGATATTGATGTGTTTCGTCGCGCCAACGCGGAGTTCCGTGAGCGGGCCAAGAAGGGACCGTTCTGCGCCACCATTCTGACCCTGTCGAATCATTCTCCGTTCAATCTGCCTGATCCTCTGCCTTTCACAGCGGTTGACGCCCCGGCAGGCCAGGAAGGGCGCTACAACGCCATGCGTTTTTCCGACTGGAGCCTGGGAGAATTTTTCCGACTGGCCCGTCAGGAGGATTATTTCGACAACACGCTGTTTGTCATCACCGGCGACCACGGCTTTGCCAGCGCACCGATGGTCACCAGCATGAATCTGTCGCGTTTTCATGTGCCACTGTTGTTTTACGCGCCAGCGATGTTGGCTCCGCAAACACGAACCACGGTCGCCAGCCAGGTCGATATTGTTCCCAGCATCCTTGGCCTGCTCTCTGAAAACACGCGGCATCAGAGCTGGGGTCGCAATCTTTTCGCTCTGCCGGAAGGTGATGGTGGTTTTGCCATGATCAAACCGTCGGGTGGCGAGGAGCGGGTTGCCCTGATCGAGGATAATTATCTGCTGCAGATCGCGCCGAAAGAGAAGCCGCGCCTTTATCGTTATCAGCTCGGCAGCCAGCCATCATCAAGCAAAGATCTTGCTGCAGAGCAAGCGTCTCGAGTCACCAGAATGAGCCATCAGGTTGAGGCGTATGTTGAAACAGCGATCCTGTCGCTGCGCCAACGGATCGTCGGCGTTCCACAGCGCCAACCGTCACCAACCGCAATCGCAACCCGGCCCGCAGAGTTGCCGGCGCGGCAAGTCGCTCGCCAATAA
- the mfd gene encoding transcription-repair coupling factor: protein MASEEQAHTTRHAFVQTVNGLAGNAEVLGLHGSAAARFLAGLLTPTGPALLVVVADLDQARQLTAELAFFSPRPAAIRLFPQWEMAPFEPLIPHSEIEATRLATLYGVLQGEVEAVVTTPAALQQRVIPRQALHNLCEELVLEEEYNRHQLQQRLYDLGYRSVPLVEDRGTYSFRGDILDLFPPTLEQPVRIDFFGDYIERMRVYDALTQRSGDQQLDRLTLLPSREMVLTGNYLDQFSRQLKQRCDALELPRTKREAILEEVREGLLSPGRSFLLPLNYDQLDSLFDYLATDTVITVDAPAVEQSLDQFSRSIEQGVAHMAAGEEPYVEPHQLYLAPQELEQHLRVKRQIHLADLHIYDLDHDKTVLRVESCGNGEFLQQAEPQRIRHLAERLTTWGEQQWSILLVCRRAGQAQRLMDLLKPYALVPQPLTTLPWNEQRGTLQWVCADISRGFQLPDEKLVVVTEEEVFGQRVKRRRRDELRAKAALSSLAELKERDYVVHADHGIGLYLGLEQLSSSGMSGDFLKLEYAGGDMLYLPVERIEKVQKYAAGDLQSVRLDKMGGTAWAKTCQKARAAVEEMARELLTIYARREMAEAFTFSPPDDVFRSFEAAFPYEETPDQMAAIQDVLEDMQSGRPMDRLICGDVGYGKTEVAIRAAFKAALDSKQVAVVVPTTILARQHYETFIERFHGYPVHVEMISRFRSAADQKRVLKELAEGQVDVVIGTHRLLQRDVHFKDLGMVVIDEEQRFGVAHKERLKKMRAQVAMLTLSATPIPRTLNMGMIGMRDLSIIDTPPVDRLAIRTYVTRFDDDLIRNAILRELQRGGQVYFVHNRVQSIGAMAEFLATLVPEATIAVGHGQMAEKELEKVMLGFIEGETNVLVASTIIENGLDIPRANTIIINRADCFGLSQLYQLRGRVGRSKNRGYAYLLIPGEATLTKDARARLQVLQDLTELGAGFRVASHDLELRGAGDLLGGRQAGQIAAIGFEMYTELLEETIQELKGMESEGRIDPEIRLGLHAFLPDNYVVDPNQRLVFYKKMAAAEEEATLYDIVDELQDRYGEVPQPGNILLEMMKLRVELKRLRIDLAEFDGRRLVFGFHPTTTVSPDALLALIQEDPQRYSLSPDFRIAVRLNERGSDLELIDEAKKQLQAFCGP from the coding sequence ATGGCCAGTGAAGAACAGGCCCATACTACCCGACATGCTTTTGTTCAGACAGTGAACGGATTGGCGGGGAATGCCGAAGTTCTCGGATTACACGGATCCGCTGCCGCGCGATTTCTCGCCGGTCTGCTGACACCGACCGGCCCCGCACTCTTGGTGGTGGTTGCCGATCTCGACCAGGCGAGACAACTGACGGCAGAGTTGGCTTTTTTCAGTCCCCGCCCCGCAGCTATCCGCCTGTTCCCCCAGTGGGAAATGGCTCCGTTTGAACCATTGATTCCCCACAGTGAGATCGAAGCCACCCGCTTGGCCACCCTGTATGGAGTGCTGCAGGGAGAGGTCGAAGCGGTGGTCACGACTCCTGCCGCTCTGCAGCAACGCGTTATTCCTCGTCAGGCCCTGCACAACCTGTGTGAAGAGCTGGTCCTCGAAGAAGAGTATAACCGTCATCAGTTGCAGCAACGGTTGTACGATCTCGGCTATCGTTCAGTTCCCCTGGTGGAAGACCGAGGCACATACTCGTTTCGTGGTGATATTCTCGATTTGTTTCCGCCGACACTTGAACAACCGGTGCGCATCGATTTTTTTGGTGATTACATTGAGCGGATGCGCGTCTACGATGCCCTGACCCAACGCAGCGGTGACCAACAGCTTGACCGGCTGACGCTACTGCCATCACGCGAGATGGTACTGACCGGTAACTACCTCGACCAGTTCAGCCGCCAGCTCAAGCAGCGTTGTGACGCGCTGGAGCTGCCCCGCACCAAGCGTGAAGCCATTCTTGAAGAGGTGCGCGAAGGCCTGTTATCACCCGGCCGCTCATTTTTGCTGCCGCTCAATTACGACCAGCTCGACAGCCTGTTCGATTATCTTGCCACGGATACCGTGATCACCGTAGATGCGCCAGCCGTTGAGCAGAGTCTCGACCAGTTCAGTCGCAGCATTGAGCAGGGCGTGGCCCATATGGCGGCAGGCGAAGAACCCTATGTTGAACCCCATCAGCTCTATCTGGCTCCTCAGGAACTTGAACAGCACCTTAGGGTGAAACGGCAGATTCATCTCGCGGATCTGCATATTTACGATCTTGATCATGACAAAACCGTGTTGCGGGTTGAGAGTTGTGGAAATGGCGAGTTTCTTCAGCAGGCTGAACCACAACGCATTCGCCACCTGGCTGAGCGCTTAACCACCTGGGGGGAGCAGCAGTGGAGCATTTTGCTGGTCTGCCGACGTGCCGGCCAGGCGCAGCGCCTCATGGACCTGTTAAAGCCTTACGCCCTTGTTCCCCAGCCCCTGACCACCCTGCCGTGGAATGAACAGCGCGGAACGTTGCAATGGGTATGTGCTGACATCAGCCGCGGTTTTCAACTGCCGGATGAGAAACTGGTAGTGGTTACTGAAGAGGAAGTGTTTGGTCAGCGGGTCAAACGGCGTCGCCGCGATGAATTACGTGCCAAGGCCGCCCTCTCCTCCCTGGCAGAACTCAAAGAGCGCGATTATGTTGTCCACGCCGACCACGGCATCGGTCTCTATCTTGGGTTGGAGCAATTGTCCAGCAGCGGCATGAGCGGTGATTTTCTCAAGCTGGAATACGCCGGTGGCGACATGCTCTATCTGCCGGTGGAACGCATTGAAAAGGTTCAGAAATACGCCGCCGGTGATCTGCAGTCGGTGCGCCTCGATAAAATGGGGGGCACGGCCTGGGCTAAAACCTGTCAGAAAGCCCGCGCCGCGGTCGAGGAGATGGCGCGGGAGCTGTTGACCATCTACGCCCGGCGGGAAATGGCCGAGGCCTTCACCTTTTCACCGCCCGATGATGTGTTCCGCTCCTTTGAAGCCGCCTTTCCGTATGAGGAAACGCCGGACCAGATGGCGGCCATCCAAGATGTGCTCGAAGATATGCAGTCCGGACGCCCCATGGACCGGCTGATCTGTGGTGATGTTGGTTACGGCAAGACCGAAGTGGCTATTCGCGCCGCATTTAAAGCCGCCCTGGACAGCAAACAGGTGGCCGTGGTGGTCCCGACCACGATTCTGGCCCGCCAACACTATGAAACGTTTATCGAACGTTTTCACGGTTACCCTGTCCATGTGGAGATGATTTCCCGTTTTCGCAGTGCCGCCGATCAGAAACGGGTGCTCAAAGAGCTGGCCGAAGGCCAGGTCGATGTGGTGATCGGTACCCATCGTCTGTTACAGCGTGATGTCCATTTTAAAGACCTGGGCATGGTGGTGATCGATGAAGAGCAACGTTTCGGCGTGGCGCACAAGGAGCGTCTGAAGAAGATGCGTGCCCAGGTGGCCATGTTAACGTTGAGCGCCACCCCCATTCCCCGCACATTGAATATGGGCATGATCGGCATGCGTGATCTGTCGATTATCGACACCCCGCCGGTTGACCGGCTGGCAATCCGTACCTATGTCACCCGATTTGATGACGATTTGATCCGCAATGCCATCCTGCGCGAACTGCAGCGTGGCGGCCAGGTTTACTTTGTCCACAACCGGGTTCAGTCCATCGGTGCCATGGCTGAATTTCTCGCGACCCTGGTCCCCGAAGCCACTATTGCCGTCGGGCACGGTCAGATGGCTGAAAAAGAGTTGGAAAAAGTGATGTTGGGGTTCATTGAAGGCGAAACCAACGTGCTGGTGGCCAGTACCATTATCGAAAATGGTCTGGATATTCCGCGCGCCAACACGATTATCATCAACCGTGCCGATTGCTTTGGTTTGTCGCAGCTCTATCAGCTGCGTGGCCGGGTGGGACGCAGTAAAAACCGTGGTTATGCCTATCTGTTGATTCCCGGCGAAGCAACCCTGACCAAGGATGCGCGTGCCCGTTTGCAGGTGCTTCAGGACTTGACCGAACTCGGCGCCGGTTTCCGCGTGGCCAGTCATGACCTCGAACTGCGTGGTGCCGGAGATCTGCTTGGCGGCCGTCAGGCCGGTCAGATCGCCGCCATCGGTTTTGAGATGTACACGGAACTGCTTGAAGAAACCATTCAGGAACTCAAAGGAATGGAAAGCGAAGGGCGTATTGATCCGGAAATCCGCCTTGGCTTACACGCCTTTCTGCCTGACAATTATGTGGTGGACCCCAACCAGCGCCTGGTATTCTATAAAAAAATGGCCGCTGCTGAGGAAGAGGCGACGCTTTACGATATTGTCGATGAACTTCAGGATCGCTATGGTGAGGTGCCGCAGCCGGGCAACATTCTTCTTGAGATGATGAAGCTGCGTGTTGAGCTGAAACGGCTGCGCATCGATCTGGCCGAATTTGACGGCCGCCGGCTGGTGTTTGGCTTTCATCCCACCACCACCGTGTCTCCGGATGCCCTGCTCGCGCTGATCCAGGAGGATCCACAACGCTATAGTTTGTCACCGGATTTCCGCATTGCTGTGCGACTCAACGAACGTGGCAGCGATTTAGAGCTGATTGACGAAGCTAAAAAGCAATTGCAGGCATTTTGCGGACCGTGA
- a CDS encoding sigma-54 dependent transcriptional regulator gives MTILVVDDEQVQREMLQGFLHKRGYKVLTASNGEEALELCARYPISLVLMDLCMPGLNGDEVLERLRESNPLLRVILITAFGSVETAVKVMKLGASDFLEKPVDLTELAQLIERCEQQQFVEQDLSEMEQDLEDEELPLPVAASSEAMQHLLSLVRRVARSPWTVLIHGETGTGKERIARLLHQLSERSHGPFVEVNCAALPDNLFESELFGHEKGSFTGATSRRSGRFEAAQGGTLFLDEIGELPLALQAKLLRALQEKKICPVGAELEREVDARVLVATNCDLPKMVQEGTFREDLYYRLNVFEMQIPPLRQRREDIPMLVENFLEQYALRPIQIEPAALDALIKYDYPGNVRELEHLIQRLATLVRSPVIRRVDLPAHLLQQPQPENNSGLLTERVEAVERQMLLETLRQYHGVQTRAAEALGISERVLRYKMTKYKLNKEDLK, from the coding sequence ATGACCATCCTTGTCGTTGATGATGAACAAGTGCAACGGGAAATGCTGCAGGGTTTTCTGCATAAGCGCGGTTACAAAGTTCTGACCGCCTCCAACGGCGAAGAGGCTTTGGAGCTGTGTGCCCGTTACCCGATCAGTCTGGTATTGATGGATTTATGTATGCCCGGTTTGAATGGGGATGAAGTACTGGAGCGGCTGCGGGAATCAAATCCGTTGTTGCGAGTGATCCTGATCACTGCCTTTGGTTCGGTGGAAACGGCGGTCAAGGTGATGAAACTTGGTGCCAGTGACTTTCTTGAAAAGCCGGTGGATCTTACTGAGCTCGCTCAGCTTATTGAACGTTGCGAGCAACAACAGTTTGTCGAGCAAGATCTCAGTGAGATGGAGCAGGACCTTGAAGACGAGGAACTGCCGTTGCCGGTGGCGGCAAGCAGCGAAGCCATGCAACATCTGTTATCACTGGTGCGCCGGGTGGCGCGCAGCCCGTGGACCGTGTTGATTCATGGCGAAACCGGCACCGGAAAAGAGCGTATTGCCCGCCTGCTCCATCAGCTCAGCGAACGGAGCCATGGCCCGTTTGTCGAGGTAAACTGTGCTGCTCTGCCGGACAATCTGTTTGAGTCCGAGCTGTTTGGACATGAAAAAGGATCGTTCACCGGCGCGACATCGCGTCGCAGCGGACGTTTTGAGGCTGCCCAGGGCGGCACCCTGTTTCTCGATGAGATCGGTGAATTGCCACTGGCCCTGCAGGCCAAACTGTTGCGTGCTCTGCAGGAAAAAAAGATCTGTCCTGTCGGCGCTGAGCTGGAGCGCGAAGTGGATGCACGGGTGTTGGTTGCAACCAACTGTGATCTACCTAAAATGGTTCAGGAAGGGACGTTTCGCGAAGATCTCTATTATCGGTTGAACGTGTTTGAAATGCAGATTCCGCCATTGCGCCAGCGCCGTGAAGATATTCCCATGCTGGTGGAAAACTTTCTTGAACAATATGCGCTGCGACCGATTCAGATTGAACCTGCAGCCCTGGATGCCTTGATCAAATACGATTATCCCGGTAATGTCCGTGAGCTGGAGCATCTGATTCAACGCCTGGCCACCCTGGTGCGCAGTCCCGTGATTCGCCGGGTTGATTTGCCCGCTCACTTGTTGCAACAGCCCCAACCGGAAAACAACTCCGGGCTGTTGACCGAACGGGTGGAAGCGGTGGAGCGGCAGATGTTGCTCGAGACCCTGCGCCAGTATCATGGGGTACAGACCCGTGCTGCCGAGGCTCTTGGCATCAGCGAGCGGGTACTGCGCTATAAAATGACCAAATACAAGCTCAATAAAGAGGACCTGAAATAA
- a CDS encoding phosphatase PAP2 family protein: MRRFYFHHLAIPLALLFVLFYLFDGRGWDLLCSDAYFNASQGLWPYKHRWWANELLHDGGRHLIVVIAATDLLLFALSFSHHSYWRQARRVSGYLLLCIALGTGLTAIGKKITHRHCPKHYQRYGGTIPYQPILALNNKRQATTKGGPGHCFPAGHASGAFSLIGLYFIGQRHSRSFAMAGLSFSMILGILFTFGQLVRGAHFISHSIATLILCWTIAVLFAPLVVNPAERPLPTKN, encoded by the coding sequence ATGCGTCGTTTTTATTTTCATCATCTTGCAATCCCGCTGGCCCTGCTTTTCGTCCTGTTCTACCTGTTTGATGGACGGGGCTGGGATCTGCTGTGCAGCGATGCGTACTTTAACGCCAGCCAAGGTCTGTGGCCGTATAAACACCGTTGGTGGGCCAATGAATTACTTCACGACGGTGGCCGTCATCTGATCGTGGTCATTGCCGCAACCGACCTGCTTCTTTTTGCGTTGTCGTTTTCCCACCATTCGTACTGGCGCCAGGCGCGCCGCGTCAGTGGCTACCTGTTGTTATGTATCGCGCTGGGAACGGGTTTGACCGCTATCGGTAAAAAAATCACCCACCGCCACTGCCCCAAGCACTACCAGCGCTATGGCGGCACAATTCCGTACCAGCCCATTCTGGCACTGAACAACAAACGGCAGGCGACAACCAAAGGCGGTCCCGGACATTGTTTTCCAGCCGGACACGCCTCCGGCGCTTTTTCCCTCATCGGCCTGTATTTTATCGGCCAGCGCCATTCGCGGTCGTTCGCCATGGCCGGACTGTCCTTCAGCATGATTCTTGGAATTCTGTTCACATTCGGCCAGCTGGTCCGTGGCGCTCATTTTATTTCACACAGCATTGCCACACTGATCCTGTGCTGGACGATTGCCGTTCTGTTCGCCCCGCTGGTGGTAAACCCCGCTGAACGTCCTCTGCCCACGAAAAATTAG